A genomic region of Caloenas nicobarica isolate bCalNic1 chromosome 9, bCalNic1.hap1, whole genome shotgun sequence contains the following coding sequences:
- the TMEM170A gene encoding transmembrane protein 170A: MEGGEPGGGGGGLLQQILSLRLVPRVGNGTTTYSSPLSTFPEMWYGVFLWALVSSLSFHVPAALLALFTLRHHKYGRFMSVSLLLMGIVGPITAGILTSAAIAGVYRAAAKKMIPFEALILGVGQTFCVVVVSFLRILATL, from the exons ATGGAGGGCGGTgagccgggcggcggcggcgggggcctCCTGCAGCAGATCCTCAGCCTTCGCCTGGTGCCCCGCGTGGGCAACGGCACCACCACCTACTCCAGCCCGCTCTCCACCTTCCCAG AGATGTGGTACGGCGTCTTCCTCTGGGCCCTcgtctcctccctctccttccacGTCCCGGCCGCGTTGCTGGCGCTCTTCACGCTCAGGCACCACAAGTACGGCCGGTTCATGTCCGTGAGCCTCCTCCTCATGGGCATCGTGGGACCCATCACCGCCGGCATCCTCACAA GTGCTGCCATTGCTGGAGTTTACAGAGCTGCAGCGAAAAAAATGATTCCCTTTGAAGCCCTCATTTTAGGAGTGGGTCAGACGTTCTGCGTGGTGGTGGTTTCATTTCTACGCATTTTAGCCACTCTCTAG